The DNA window CTGGCTGCCGGCGGAGCAGGACCGCATTCGCAAGGCTGGATGGTTCAACTGACTGGTTCAACCGACTGGAGTCCCGGTGATGGAACGACGCACCTTCCTGGCGACGATCGCTGGCAGTCTCCTCGCCGCGCCCCTCCCCGCTGAGGCGCAACAGGGGCGGAAGGTCTACCGGATCGGGTTCCTGCGCGCGGGCCAAGCGCCCAAGACCTGGGTCGAGGCGCTTCAGCAAGGCCTACGGGAGCGAGGATACGTCGAGGGCCAGAATGTAGTCGTCGAATTCCGATACGGCAGCCTCGACCAGCTTCCGCAGCTTGCCGAAGACTTGGTGCGATTGAAGGTCGACGTCATCCTGGCTGGGGCCTCATCAGCGGCTGTGGCAGCCAAGAGGGTCACCACGTCAGTGCCTATCGTCATGGTCGGCGTGAGCCACCCGGTTGAGATCGGGCTCGTCCCAAGCCTGGCACGCCCGGGGGGCAACATCACGGGCGTGGCCTTCAATTCTGCCGATCTCGCCGGAAAGCGCCTGGAGCTGCTCAGGGAGCTCGTTCCCAAGCTCAGGCGAGTCGCCGTGCTCTCGTATCCCGCGCATCCGACCAACGCGGTGCAGCTCAAGGGGGCGGAGGTCGCGGCGCGCACACTGGGCATGCAGTTTGAGCAGGTGCCGGTCCGGGGCCCCAACGATTTTGACGCGGCATTCAGGGCTGTGCGCAACGCCGCCGATGGTCTGCTGTACATAGATACTCCCCTTTTCACTACGCATGGTGCTCGACTCACAGACTTGGCGGCCAGGAGCCGGCTGCCCGCGATCTACGGGACCCGGGAGATTGTGGAAGTCGGCGGCCTCATGTCGTACGGTCCGTACATCCCGGACTTATACAGGCTCGCCGCCACCTACGTGGACAAGGTCTTGAAGGGAGCGAAGCCGGCTGACCTCCCTGTCGAGCAACCCACGAAGTTCGAGCTGGTCATCAACCTCAAGACCGCCAAGGCTCTCGGCCTGACGATTCCGCAATCGCTCTTGCTGCGGGCGGATGAGGTGATCCAGTGACCCCGAGTCGCCCCCCCCCGCATTTTCCGCCTGCTAGCGCTTCTTGTCGGAAAGCTTCACGGCGAGATCGCGCAGACGCTGCTGGGTCGCGGGACTCAGCATGGCGGCAAAGCTGGCCGGGTCGCTCTTGGCGCGCTCCACGGCCTGGAGCATCTTCTGCGCGTCCCCGCCGCTATTCTGCGCGAGCTCACTGAGCACCTGGGCGGCCACCGCGTAGAATTCCTGCGTCAACGCGTCCGAGCCCGTAAGGGCGCGTACCTGCTGGTCCACCGCCGCGCCCTGAGGGTTCTTCGCGAGCTCGCCGGCGCGCGCATTGGGGTCGAGCAGGATCTGGAGGGTCTGGTTGAGCGCGTCCTGCGAGGTCGGGTCGAGCGCTTGGGCGGCGGCCGGGCCGGCGCTCGCCAGGAAGGCCAGGGCCACCACCACCCCGAGGCGAAGCGGGATCACTCCCAGAGGTAGCTGGTCGGGTTGACCGACTGCCCTTTGACCTGGATCTCGTAGTGGAGGTGCGGGCCCGAGGACCGTCCGGTATTGCCGGACAGCGCGAGCACGTCGCCGCGCTGCACCTTCTGGTTGGTGGTCACCTGGAGCTTCGAGAGGTGACCATAGAGGGACTTGGTCTCGTGGTCATGGTCGAGGATGAGAGTCTGTCCATATTCCGG is part of the Candidatus Methylomirabilota bacterium genome and encodes:
- a CDS encoding ABC transporter substrate-binding protein, producing the protein MERRTFLATIAGSLLAAPLPAEAQQGRKVYRIGFLRAGQAPKTWVEALQQGLRERGYVEGQNVVVEFRYGSLDQLPQLAEDLVRLKVDVILAGASSAAVAAKRVTTSVPIVMVGVSHPVEIGLVPSLARPGGNITGVAFNSADLAGKRLELLRELVPKLRRVAVLSYPAHPTNAVQLKGAEVAARTLGMQFEQVPVRGPNDFDAAFRAVRNAADGLLYIDTPLFTTHGARLTDLAARSRLPAIYGTREIVEVGGLMSYGPYIPDLYRLAATYVDKVLKGAKPADLPVEQPTKFELVINLKTAKALGLTIPQSLLLRADEVIQ